A genomic window from candidate division WOR-3 bacterium includes:
- the mazG gene encoding nucleoside triphosphate pyrophosphohydrolase codes for MLESRPLDSGVFSELLEVVRLLRRRCPWDRKQTLASTRPMLLNETFELDEALRRQDKDAITEELGDYLFMGLFLAEVAGAELGISLEDSLKGIVAKLKQRHPHIYGSTRVRGAADVLANWEKIKRKQKRSGGLLSGVPVAMPALRQAQLVQERCRRVGFDWDRPEHVLDKVEEEIHELRQVLARGRKSRARVPEELGDLLFALVNLARHLGVDAEGTLKDANAKFRGRFRLIEEHFASRGRELGEVSLDEMEAAWQQVKHARSRARGPKDKATSKSGKGRSRTA; via the coding sequence ATCCTCGAATCCCGTCCGCTAGACTCGGGCGTGTTTTCCGAGCTACTTGAGGTCGTCCGCCTGCTGCGCCGGCGTTGCCCCTGGGACCGCAAACAGACGCTGGCCTCGACCCGGCCGATGCTGCTCAATGAGACCTTCGAGCTCGACGAGGCCTTGCGCCGGCAAGACAAGGACGCCATCACCGAGGAACTCGGCGACTACCTGTTCATGGGCTTGTTCCTTGCCGAGGTCGCGGGCGCAGAGCTTGGCATATCGCTTGAGGATTCCCTCAAGGGCATCGTTGCGAAGCTCAAGCAGCGCCACCCGCACATCTACGGCTCGACCAGGGTGCGTGGCGCGGCGGACGTGCTGGCCAACTGGGAGAAGATCAAGCGCAAGCAGAAACGGAGTGGGGGGCTGCTTTCGGGTGTTCCGGTTGCCATGCCCGCCCTGCGGCAGGCGCAGCTAGTCCAGGAGCGGTGCCGCCGGGTCGGGTTTGACTGGGACCGGCCGGAGCACGTACTCGACAAAGTCGAGGAGGAGATTCACGAGCTGCGGCAGGTGCTCGCTCGAGGCCGCAAGAGCCGGGCGCGCGTACCGGAAGAGCTTGGCGATCTGCTCTTCGCGCTGGTCAATCTGGCGCGGCATCTCGGTGTTGATGCCGAAGGTACGCTCAAGGATGCCAACGCCAAGTTCCGGGGACGCTTCCGGCTCATCGAGGAGCATTTTGCCTCCCGGGGCAGGGAGCTGGGCGAAGTGAGTCTGGATGAGATGGAAGCTGCCTGGCAGCAGGTGAAGCACGCCCGGTCCAGAGCCAGAGGGCCGAAGGAC